The genome window CCACAGGGCGCACCTGCATGAGGCAAGACGATGAATGCACTGGTTGGCGTGATCATGGGCTCCAAGTCGGACTGGTCCACTCTCAGCCATACCGTGGAGATGCTCGACAAACTCGGCATCCCCCATGAAGTCCGCGTGGTTTCCGCCCACCGCACGCCCGACCTGCTGTTCCAGTACGCTGAAGAAGCGGCCGGACGCGGTATCCAGGTGATCATCGCCGGTGCCGGTGGCGCGGCCCACCTGCCCGGCATGTGCGCGGCCAAGACCCACCTGCCGGTGCTCGGTGTGCCGGTACAGTCGGCCGTGCTCTCGGGGGTCGATTCACTGCTGTCGATCGTGCAGATGCCCGCCGGGATTCCGGTGGCGACCCTGGCCATCGGCAAGGCCGGTGCGGTCAACGCCGCGCTGCTGGCCGCCAGCATCATCGGCCTGCAGCAGCCGGAATATCACACTGCACTGCAGAAGTTCCGCCAGGAACAGACCGATGCGGTGCTGAACAATCCTGATCCGCGCGAGGCCTGAAGCATGAAAATCGGCGTGATTGGTGGCGGTCAGCTCGGTCGCATGCTGGCCCTGGCGGGCACACCGCTGGGCATGCACTTCGCCTTCCTCGACCCGGCCCCGGATGCCTGTGCCGCCGCCCTCGGCGAGCACCTGCAGGCGGACTACGGCGACCTGCAGCACCTGCGCCAGCTGGCCGATGAAGTGGATCTGGTGACCTTCGAATTCGAAAGCGTACCGGCCGAAACCGTGGCCTTCCTTTCGCAGTTCGTGCCGGTCTATCCGGGTGCCGATGCGCTGCGCATCGCCCGTGACCGCTGGTTCGAGAAATCCATGTTCCGGGAGCTCGACATCCCCACCCCGGCCTTCGCCGATATCCAGTCGCAAGCCGATCTGGATCATGCAGTGGCTAGCATCGGCCTGCCGGCGGTGCTGAAAACCCGCACCCTGGGCTATGACGGCAAGGGCCAGAAAGTCCTGCGCAATCTCTCCGATGTACTCAGCGCCTTTGCCGAGCTGGGCAGCGTGCCCTGCCTGCTGGAAGGCTTCGTGCCGTTCACCGGCGAAGTCTCGCTGATCGCCGTACGCGGCCGCGATGGCGCCACCTGCTTCTACCCGCTGGTACACAACAACCATGACAGCGGCATCCTCAGGCTGTCGATCGCCAGCAGCGACCATCCGCTGCAGAAACTCGCCGAAGACTATGCTGCACGGGTGCTCGACAAACTCGACTACGTCGGCGTGCTGGCCTTCGAATTCTTCGAAGTCGATGGCGGCCTGAAGGCCAACGAAATTGCCCCGCGCGTACACAACTCCGGGCACTGGACGATCGAGGGCGCCGAGTGCAGCCAGTTCGAGAACCACCTGCGCGCCATCGCCGGCTTGCCGCTGGGCGCCACGCGCAAGGTCGGCGAGAGCGCCATGCTCAACTTCATCGGCAGCGTGCCGGAGGTGAGCAAGGTGA of Pseudomonas pohangensis contains these proteins:
- the purE gene encoding 5-(carboxyamino)imidazole ribonucleotide mutase, whose amino-acid sequence is MNALVGVIMGSKSDWSTLSHTVEMLDKLGIPHEVRVVSAHRTPDLLFQYAEEAAGRGIQVIIAGAGGAAHLPGMCAAKTHLPVLGVPVQSAVLSGVDSLLSIVQMPAGIPVATLAIGKAGAVNAALLAASIIGLQQPEYHTALQKFRQEQTDAVLNNPDPREA
- a CDS encoding 5-(carboxyamino)imidazole ribonucleotide synthase, whose protein sequence is MKIGVIGGGQLGRMLALAGTPLGMHFAFLDPAPDACAAALGEHLQADYGDLQHLRQLADEVDLVTFEFESVPAETVAFLSQFVPVYPGADALRIARDRWFEKSMFRELDIPTPAFADIQSQADLDHAVASIGLPAVLKTRTLGYDGKGQKVLRNLSDVLSAFAELGSVPCLLEGFVPFTGEVSLIAVRGRDGATCFYPLVHNNHDSGILRLSIASSDHPLQKLAEDYAARVLDKLDYVGVLAFEFFEVDGGLKANEIAPRVHNSGHWTIEGAECSQFENHLRAIAGLPLGATRKVGESAMLNFIGSVPEVSKVIAIEDCHLHHYGKAFKVGRKVGHATLRCATRDVLDRQIMALETLIDQQA